From the genome of Vallitalea okinawensis, one region includes:
- a CDS encoding Crp/Fnr family transcriptional regulator: MKRIMNQDLLKQYMNTCHLENIFDQDILEHAQLHFYPKNEFILKADFSLDFYYVIVDGKVKITYPLENGKSILLKFYNENNSLGNLELLKNIPICCNVEAIKDTYLVGIPSDILRKNYMDYPKFLHHLVDSLSEKLYATLNNSSYNLTYPLINRLCSYLVEYLTDKDYILLNSSFHEIAQFLGTTYRHLNRTFNELESKSIIKCENKTVYILDETRLRDLSKNIYMKSLY; encoded by the coding sequence ATGAAAAGAATTATGAATCAAGACCTATTAAAACAATATATGAATACATGCCATCTAGAAAATATTTTTGATCAAGATATACTAGAACATGCGCAACTTCATTTTTATCCAAAAAACGAATTTATACTAAAAGCAGATTTTTCTCTTGACTTTTATTATGTGATTGTCGATGGAAAAGTCAAAATCACTTATCCATTAGAGAATGGTAAATCCATATTATTGAAGTTTTATAACGAAAACAATTCTTTAGGTAATTTAGAGCTATTAAAAAACATCCCAATATGTTGCAATGTTGAAGCAATTAAAGATACTTACTTAGTAGGAATACCTTCAGATATCCTTCGAAAAAACTATATGGATTATCCAAAATTTCTACACCATTTAGTAGATTCCTTAAGTGAAAAACTCTATGCAACATTAAATAATAGTTCGTATAATCTTACCTATCCATTGATTAATAGATTATGTAGCTACTTAGTAGAGTATTTAACAGATAAAGATTATATCTTGTTAAATTCATCTTTCCATGAAATAGCTCAATTCCTAGGAACCACTTATCGACATTTAAATAGAACCTTTAATGAACTTGAATCAAAATCCATTATTAAATGTGAGAACAAAACGGTGTATATATTGGACGAGACTCGACTCAGAGATTTATCTAAAAATATTTATATGAAATCCCTTTACTAG
- a CDS encoding NAD(P)H dehydrogenase codes for MSTIILNGSPKGKKGNSEIFIQQFLKGMTSPCIVKYISKENPELLARYTQTFDTIIFVLPLYIHSMPGVMMRFIECLEPALASESKSIGFIVQCGFTESSQCKYVERYFCSLAEELNRNYLGCVVKGGAAATYMMPRVMTLGLFKSLQKLGKIYERTHSFDKQIIRKLEKPYELTGFTLKYLQFVIQIGADKIGWDKFLRDNGVLNKKLDRPFI; via the coding sequence ATGAGTACAATAATCCTTAATGGATCTCCAAAAGGGAAAAAAGGGAACTCTGAAATATTCATTCAACAATTTTTAAAAGGAATGACATCTCCTTGTATAGTAAAATACATAAGTAAAGAAAATCCGGAGTTGCTTGCTAGATATACCCAAACATTTGATACTATTATTTTTGTACTTCCGCTTTATATCCATAGTATGCCTGGTGTTATGATGCGCTTCATTGAGTGCTTAGAACCTGCCTTAGCATCAGAAAGCAAATCCATCGGCTTTATTGTGCAGTGTGGTTTTACGGAATCCTCTCAATGTAAATATGTAGAACGTTACTTTTGTTCTCTTGCAGAAGAACTTAATAGGAATTATTTGGGATGTGTTGTGAAAGGTGGTGCAGCAGCAACTTATATGATGCCTAGAGTTATGACACTTGGACTCTTTAAGTCGTTACAAAAGTTAGGTAAAATCTATGAACGGACTCATTCTTTTGATAAGCAAATTATAAGAAAACTAGAAAAACCATATGAACTAACAGGTTTTACGCTTAAATACTTACAATTTGTCATTCAAATAGGTGCTGACAAAATCGGTTGGGATAAATTTTTAAGAGATAATGGCGTACTTAACAAAAAACTAGATAGGCCTTTTATCTAA
- a CDS encoding threonine aldolase family protein, translating to MNNNFVEAYRNATYKLDGHGTYQVKILKDALNTIDSDTKIDFYGTGPMINDFEDKMADLLGKEKAVFFPSGTMAQQIALRMWCDKKKIYRVAYHPLCHLEIYEEDGLKELHHIETVLLGEEDRLFTIHDLKEMNNAISTLLIELPQRGIGGQLPTWQELKEITDYCKVKGIRTHLDGARLWETMPYYEKELKEICQLFDSVYVSFYKGIGGVAGAILAGPESFMEESKIWKRRHGGDLISLYPYIVSAEYYLDKRLDKMSIYYEQARELAQYFNKLNKAYTEPEVPVSNMFHVYFHDHKNKVEETLSNVMEKYSLGITPYLIEVEGGCKFELNIGDNYSEIPKERLNNCFSDLNKEL from the coding sequence ATGAATAATAATTTTGTTGAAGCCTACAGAAATGCTACATATAAATTAGATGGCCATGGAACATATCAGGTTAAGATCTTAAAGGATGCTTTGAATACCATCGATTCAGATACCAAGATAGATTTTTACGGAACGGGACCTATGATTAATGATTTTGAAGATAAGATGGCAGATTTGTTAGGAAAAGAGAAAGCGGTATTTTTCCCTAGCGGAACCATGGCTCAACAGATAGCTCTGAGGATGTGGTGTGATAAAAAGAAAATATATCGAGTAGCTTATCATCCACTATGTCATCTAGAAATTTATGAAGAAGATGGTTTAAAAGAGTTGCATCACATTGAGACAGTACTCTTAGGAGAAGAAGATCGTTTATTTACCATCCATGACTTAAAAGAGATGAATAATGCTATATCAACCCTACTCATTGAGTTACCTCAAAGGGGGATAGGTGGGCAGTTACCTACATGGCAAGAATTAAAAGAAATAACAGACTACTGTAAAGTTAAGGGGATAAGAACACATCTTGATGGTGCTAGGTTATGGGAGACTATGCCTTACTATGAAAAAGAGCTAAAAGAAATATGTCAACTCTTTGATAGTGTCTATGTCTCTTTTTATAAGGGAATAGGTGGTGTAGCAGGGGCTATTTTAGCTGGTCCAGAGAGCTTTATGGAAGAGTCAAAGATATGGAAAAGACGACACGGTGGTGATCTAATAAGTCTCTATCCTTACATAGTTAGTGCTGAGTACTATTTGGATAAGAGATTAGATAAAATGTCTATTTATTACGAGCAAGCCAGAGAGTTAGCTCAATACTTTAATAAACTTAATAAGGCATATACTGAACCAGAAGTACCTGTATCGAATATGTTTCATGTATACTTTCATGACCATAAGAATAAAGTAGAAGAAACACTAAGTAACGTCATGGAGAAATATAGCCTTGGCATTACACCCTACTTGATAGAAGTAGAGGGTGGTTGTAAGTTTGAATTGAATATAGGAGATAACTATAGTGAAATACCTAAGGAAAGATTAAATAATTGCTTTTCTGATTTAAATAAGGAATTATAA
- a CDS encoding DegV family protein produces the protein MRKIKLMADSSSDLSPEMIKKMNVEIIPLYVIFGDESYKDGVEINPHKLFQMVDERGALPKTSAITPEDFYKRFKKYTDDGYDILYISISSGFSSTCQNANIAAKDIENGCIRIIDSANLSSGIGLSICYAYDLIQEGYSIDEVVQETEAILPKVNTSFIIDTLEFLYKGGRCSAMQSVVSSMLNIRPIIKVIDGGMTVGSKIRGKKKKGFDVMIKEAIADKDKMIGDRVFITHSLGSEEEEKYIRQELEKNLPGMKIITTQASSLISCHCGKKTIGILYIAD, from the coding sequence TTGAGGAAGATTAAGTTGATGGCAGATAGCAGTAGTGACCTGTCACCAGAAATGATTAAAAAAATGAACGTTGAAATTATTCCGCTGTATGTCATTTTTGGCGATGAATCCTATAAAGATGGTGTGGAGATTAATCCTCATAAGCTTTTTCAAATGGTTGATGAGAGAGGTGCTTTACCCAAGACTTCAGCTATTACACCAGAAGATTTTTATAAACGCTTTAAAAAATATACAGATGATGGTTACGATATTTTATACATAAGTATTTCATCAGGATTCTCATCTACTTGTCAAAATGCTAATATAGCGGCAAAAGATATTGAGAATGGCTGTATACGAATAATTGACTCAGCTAATTTATCCTCTGGGATTGGTTTAAGTATTTGTTATGCTTATGACCTTATACAAGAAGGGTATTCTATTGATGAAGTGGTTCAAGAGACTGAAGCAATCCTACCAAAGGTAAATACAAGCTTTATTATAGATACATTGGAATTTTTGTATAAAGGTGGACGTTGTAGTGCTATGCAATCCGTTGTTAGCTCTATGTTGAATATTAGACCAATTATTAAAGTCATTGATGGCGGTATGACAGTAGGTTCAAAGATAAGAGGTAAAAAGAAAAAGGGCTTTGATGTAATGATCAAAGAAGCTATAGCAGATAAGGATAAAATGATTGGAGACCGTGTATTTATCACACATTCTCTAGGAAGTGAAGAGGAAGAAAAATATATCCGACAAGAGCTGGAAAAGAATCTACCTGGTATGAAGATTATTACCACTCAGGCAAGTAGTCTAATATCCTGTCATTGTGGCAAAAAAACTATTGGTATATTATATATTGCTGATTAA
- a CDS encoding LytTR family DNA-binding domain-containing protein produces MKLDIDIDDKYEETTIVIKTKEITKELEDMIKTIRTSPKKTLVGKSKEKLYIINPDEIYRMYGESQKVLTETENGIYELSHKLYELEEQFKDTSFVRVSKSAIVNFDKVKNMEMFFNGTMCVNFDNGKQEFISRRYVSKIKQYLGMGGK; encoded by the coding sequence ATGAAACTCGATATCGATATTGATGATAAATATGAAGAAACAACCATTGTAATAAAGACTAAGGAAATAACAAAAGAGCTTGAAGACATGATTAAAACCATAAGAACCTCACCCAAAAAAACATTAGTAGGTAAGTCCAAAGAAAAACTTTACATCATAAATCCAGATGAGATTTATCGCATGTATGGAGAAAGTCAAAAAGTTCTGACGGAAACAGAAAATGGAATATATGAACTATCTCATAAATTATATGAACTTGAAGAACAATTTAAAGACACAAGTTTTGTAAGAGTATCAAAATCAGCTATTGTTAATTTTGATAAGGTAAAAAATATGGAGATGTTTTTTAACGGAACGATGTGTGTGAATTTTGATAATGGTAAACAAGAATTTATATCTAGAAGATATGTATCAAAAATAAAACAATATTTAGGCATGGGAGGTAAGTAG
- a CDS encoding MFS transporter: MLKFINKLFSPVAQYGGLPKSVYILFIARIINRMGGFVHMFLTLFLSSKLGMNEAEIGFYMLLLGIGGMCGPMVGGWLADHLGRKKVYIAAQGLAALLLIPCGFMGTSIYIVWVLIAFNFLGSMVRPVSSAMLTDLTPPERRKDAFSLLYLGINFGVAIGPMLAGFLFKDYLQWIFWGDALTTLIALALITYYIPETKPTEDALKASKAQGTGERAEEGSFMEVLIKRPLLLAFAGIGFFGAFVYAQHSFTIPLQLESLFRDEAATSFGYLMSFNAIVVLLFTSIVMRITRHIKPIYNMLIAYLFYLFGFGILTFADQYSQLSIVNNLDSSSEILQHVLQLGLFYISFFIWTMGEILATTNSGVYIANHSPISHRGRFNAIINIIMGAGFTIGPAITGLVLMSIDFTQFWLIIGAISGVTAFLAYLLGRYEESEKTTTELQYESSSK; this comes from the coding sequence ATGTTAAAATTTATAAATAAGTTGTTTTCACCCGTTGCACAGTATGGAGGATTACCTAAAAGTGTTTATATACTTTTTATTGCCAGGATAATCAACCGCATGGGTGGGTTTGTACATATGTTTTTAACCCTGTTTCTATCCAGTAAGCTAGGAATGAATGAAGCTGAAATAGGTTTTTACATGTTGTTGCTTGGAATAGGCGGAATGTGTGGTCCTATGGTTGGTGGATGGTTAGCAGATCATTTAGGACGTAAAAAGGTATATATTGCTGCTCAAGGTCTAGCTGCTCTTTTGCTTATTCCATGTGGGTTCATGGGGACATCTATTTATATAGTCTGGGTCCTAATTGCCTTTAATTTCTTAGGTTCCATGGTTAGACCAGTCAGTTCAGCCATGTTAACAGATCTTACACCACCAGAACGAAGAAAAGATGCTTTTTCATTACTGTATCTTGGGATAAATTTTGGGGTAGCCATTGGTCCTATGCTAGCTGGCTTCTTGTTTAAAGACTATCTTCAGTGGATCTTTTGGGGTGATGCATTAACTACTCTTATTGCACTTGCATTAATAACATACTATATACCAGAGACTAAACCAACGGAAGATGCATTAAAGGCATCCAAAGCACAGGGAACAGGTGAAAGGGCAGAAGAAGGTAGTTTTATGGAGGTATTAATAAAACGCCCATTATTACTTGCTTTTGCAGGAATTGGCTTCTTCGGAGCCTTTGTCTATGCACAACATTCCTTTACGATTCCACTCCAGTTGGAGAGTCTTTTCAGGGATGAAGCAGCTACCAGCTTTGGTTATCTGATGAGCTTCAATGCTATTGTCGTATTACTCTTTACGAGTATAGTCATGAGGATTACTCGTCATATCAAGCCTATTTACAACATGCTGATAGCTTACTTATTCTACTTGTTTGGTTTTGGTATATTGACATTTGCTGATCAATATAGTCAGCTGAGCATTGTTAATAACCTTGATAGTTCATCAGAAATACTGCAACATGTACTACAACTGGGATTGTTCTATATCTCCTTTTTTATATGGACCATGGGTGAGATTCTCGCAACAACTAATAGTGGGGTATATATTGCAAATCATTCTCCTATTTCACATCGAGGACGATTTAATGCCATCATAAACATCATTATGGGAGCAGGTTTCACCATTGGACCAGCTATTACAGGTTTAGTCTTGATGTCAATTGATTTCACACAATTTTGGTTAATTATTGGTGCCATAAGTGGTGTTACAGCGTTCTTAGCTTATCTATTAGGACGCTATGAAGAGAGTGAGAAAACTACTACTGAACTTCAATATGAAAGTAGCTCTAAATAG
- a CDS encoding methyl-accepting chemotaxis protein, whose product MRSLKQKIMIPVLLVAVLGISVLTSVSFFKAQEILIDDIKEITENKVLKLVVSTDSWLQKAISKIDVLSTTDAVQGQSFKDVKDYISKNSELFNDFESIIMSDKSGDFLSTTGSGGNIKERAYFPKVMNGETVISDPVISKATGNPIIVIAGPITNNSGNVVGLIGGTVNLSLITDVVNTEKLGTTGYAYMIDQNGLVMAHPNEDLIFQANFLDHESKSLVDITTKMVNREIDSDDYTFEGKEKIASYAPIPSTGWSIAMSAYYDELTEDIDQFRNLILFIASLTVLLISVAIYLLISKSIQPLKKMTNITKDVAAGNLTVTVDIKSNDEIGLLADNFNTMVDNMKTLLGEVSDMGTTVASASQEMLSSSVEAGKVSEQVAMTISDLAEGASEQARSTQEGSGMVNDLVESISQISENAQDAARVTEKTKDTVDQGMEMLIYQKSKMEENNAAAKNVSTVINGLAENSQKIGQIIDLISSIAEQTNLLALNAAIEAARAGEQGKGFAVVAEEVRTLAEQASTATQDINGLILDIKSGVDQAVKEMDLAKSIVTDQNKAALETENAFRDILEAVQLVSTNIGRVTEASKLLTNNSISVGQTIENVASITEESAAGTEEAAASTEEQSATINEISTSAQQLADLSNDLQNVIQKFRL is encoded by the coding sequence ATGAGAAGCTTGAAACAGAAAATTATGATTCCAGTGTTATTAGTTGCCGTATTAGGCATATCTGTTCTTACCAGTGTATCTTTCTTTAAAGCTCAAGAAATACTTATCGATGACATCAAAGAAATTACAGAAAACAAGGTACTAAAATTAGTTGTGTCTACAGATAGCTGGCTTCAAAAAGCAATATCTAAGATTGATGTACTTTCTACAACCGATGCTGTTCAAGGGCAGAGTTTTAAAGACGTTAAGGATTATATATCAAAAAATAGTGAATTATTTAATGATTTTGAATCAATTATTATGAGTGATAAAAGTGGAGATTTCTTAAGTACTACCGGAAGTGGTGGCAATATTAAGGAAAGAGCTTATTTTCCAAAAGTCATGAATGGCGAAACCGTAATCTCTGACCCAGTGATCTCTAAGGCAACTGGTAATCCAATCATCGTTATTGCCGGACCGATTACAAATAATAGTGGTAATGTGGTAGGTCTCATCGGTGGGACGGTTAATTTATCCTTAATTACAGATGTTGTTAATACAGAAAAATTAGGTACTACTGGTTACGCATATATGATTGATCAAAATGGCTTAGTAATGGCTCATCCTAATGAAGACTTGATATTCCAAGCAAATTTTTTAGATCACGAGAGTAAAAGTCTTGTTGACATCACAACGAAAATGGTTAATCGTGAAATAGACTCTGATGACTATACTTTTGAAGGTAAGGAGAAAATTGCTTCTTATGCACCGATTCCCTCTACGGGCTGGTCCATTGCAATGTCAGCTTACTATGATGAATTAACAGAAGATATTGATCAGTTTAGAAATTTAATCCTGTTCATTGCATCTCTTACTGTACTTTTAATATCTGTTGCTATCTACTTATTGATCTCAAAATCCATTCAACCATTAAAAAAGATGACTAACATTACTAAAGACGTTGCGGCAGGGAACCTTACAGTAACAGTTGATATTAAGAGTAATGATGAAATTGGTTTACTTGCAGACAACTTTAACACAATGGTAGACAATATGAAAACGCTTTTGGGTGAAGTAAGTGATATGGGTACAACAGTAGCATCCGCATCACAAGAAATGTTGTCTTCATCCGTAGAGGCTGGTAAAGTTTCTGAGCAAGTGGCAATGACTATATCTGATCTAGCTGAAGGTGCCAGTGAACAAGCCAGATCTACACAAGAAGGCAGCGGCATGGTTAATGATCTAGTAGAGAGTATTTCGCAGATATCAGAGAATGCTCAAGATGCTGCAAGAGTTACTGAAAAAACTAAAGATACTGTTGATCAGGGAATGGAAATGCTCATTTATCAAAAAAGCAAAATGGAAGAAAACAATGCAGCTGCTAAGAATGTAAGCACTGTTATCAATGGGTTAGCAGAGAACTCACAAAAAATTGGTCAAATTATTGATCTAATAAGCAGTATAGCAGAACAGACAAACTTATTAGCACTTAATGCTGCTATAGAAGCCGCCCGTGCAGGCGAACAAGGAAAAGGATTTGCCGTTGTTGCTGAGGAAGTAAGAACATTAGCTGAGCAGGCTAGTACTGCTACTCAAGATATTAACGGTCTTATACTCGACATAAAAAGTGGTGTAGATCAAGCTGTTAAAGAAATGGACTTAGCTAAATCCATTGTTACTGATCAAAACAAAGCTGCCCTTGAAACTGAAAATGCATTTAGAGATATTCTTGAAGCTGTCCAATTGGTATCAACGAATATAGGTCGAGTGACTGAGGCTTCAAAACTACTAACGAATAATTCAATTTCTGTAGGTCAGACTATCGAAAACGTTGCAAGTATCACAGAAGAAAGTGCGGCTGGAACTGAGGAAGCAGCTGCTTCAACGGAAGAGCAAAGTGCTACAATTAACGAAATCTCTACATCAGCCCAACAACTAGCAGATCTATCTAATGATCTTCAAAATGTTATACAGAAATTTAGGCTATAA
- a CDS encoding DUF3021 domain-containing protein, with product MFYIKEAFKRGFLGMFLGVFLNQLIFVILILSGEIPDMINAHYMIPQFFISIGIGFYIAVITIIFQIESWSILKQTIYHFIAMGIVYLPAAYFAGWMPPHLIGRVSFIALYILIYVILWLSFKTYWKRKIEMLNTEIEKNRK from the coding sequence ATGTTTTATATAAAAGAAGCATTTAAGAGGGGTTTCTTAGGTATGTTCCTTGGTGTATTTCTTAACCAACTCATTTTCGTGATTCTGATTCTTTCTGGAGAAATACCTGATATGATCAATGCCCATTATATGATTCCCCAATTCTTCATTTCTATTGGCATAGGTTTTTATATAGCGGTTATTACGATCATTTTTCAGATTGAAAGCTGGAGTATATTAAAGCAGACAATATATCATTTTATAGCAATGGGTATCGTCTATCTTCCTGCAGCCTACTTTGCCGGCTGGATGCCACCACACTTGATCGGAAGAGTAAGCTTTATAGCTCTATACATTCTAATATACGTTATTCTATGGTTATCGTTTAAAACCTATTGGAAAAGAAAAATAGAAATGCTTAATACTGAGATTGAGAAAAATAGAAAATAA
- a CDS encoding YjjG family noncanonical pyrimidine nucleotidase, translating into MKYEIIIFDADETLFDFKKSEKDALKNTMLEFNLEYDENHHLKIYKDINTAIWKELEEGLITQKKLKIERFKRFSNKLDAGFDEHLFAQSYMKHLSNASFLYDDSIAIVESLYKNYRLTIITNGLKDVQNNRIRKSIIAQYFEDIVISEEIEISKPDPKIFEHALNNINHMNKKKVLMVGDSLTSDIQGGINFGIDTCWFNPNKTDNKTDIQPTYEISNLMELKDVLQG; encoded by the coding sequence ATGAAGTATGAGATTATAATTTTTGATGCTGATGAAACTTTATTTGACTTTAAGAAGTCAGAAAAAGATGCTCTAAAAAATACAATGCTTGAATTTAACTTGGAATACGATGAAAATCATCATTTGAAAATATATAAAGATATTAACACAGCTATATGGAAAGAACTTGAAGAAGGACTTATTACTCAAAAGAAACTAAAAATAGAGCGATTTAAACGATTCTCAAACAAGTTGGATGCCGGATTTGACGAGCACCTATTTGCTCAATCCTATATGAAGCATTTATCTAATGCATCCTTCCTATATGATGATAGTATAGCTATTGTGGAAAGTTTGTACAAAAATTATAGGCTTACTATCATCACCAATGGACTAAAAGATGTTCAAAATAATAGAATACGAAAATCTATAATAGCTCAATATTTTGAAGATATTGTTATATCAGAGGAAATTGAAATTTCTAAGCCAGATCCTAAAATATTTGAACATGCTTTAAATAACATAAATCATATGAATAAAAAAAAGGTATTGATGGTTGGCGATAGCTTAACCTCTGATATACAAGGCGGGATAAATTTTGGAATAGATACATGTTGGTTTAATCCTAATAAGACAGATAATAAAACAGACATCCAACCAACCTATGAGATTTCTAATTTGATGGAGTTGAAGGATGTACTGCAGGGTTAA
- a CDS encoding cold-shock protein produces MTNGTVKWFNSEKGFGFITAENGNDVFVHFSQINKEGFKTLEEGERVTFEIAEGQRGPQAENVTPA; encoded by the coding sequence ATGACAAATGGTACTGTTAAGTGGTTTAACTCAGAAAAAGGTTTTGGATTTATTACAGCTGAGAATGGAAATGATGTTTTCGTTCATTTCTCACAAATCAATAAAGAAGGATTCAAAACTTTAGAAGAAGGCGAAAGAGTAACTTTTGAAATCGCTGAAGGACAAAGAGGACCACAAGCAGAGAACGTAACACCTGCATAG
- a CDS encoding GyrI-like domain-containing protein, with the protein MKKEWRKLEKEIYLPKKQPALIKVPAFNYFTIKGQSNPNEEVFKDYIAVLYSLSYGARMSYKWDSPPTGYYEYLVYPLEGVWDLADKSKYVPGVVDKSNLAYELMIRQPSFVTLDLANQIIQLTQKKKPHFLLDQVEFKTITEGSCVQMLHLGSYDDEPSSFELMNEYCKNNNLKRASMKHREIYLSDPRKANTENLKTVLRYKVESFGV; encoded by the coding sequence ATGAAAAAAGAATGGAGAAAGCTAGAAAAAGAAATCTATCTACCTAAGAAGCAACCTGCATTAATTAAGGTTCCTGCCTTCAATTACTTCACCATCAAAGGGCAAAGTAACCCCAATGAGGAGGTTTTCAAAGACTATATAGCAGTACTTTATTCTTTATCCTATGGAGCTAGAATGTCATATAAATGGGATTCTCCCCCTACAGGATATTATGAATACTTAGTCTATCCCCTTGAAGGTGTATGGGATCTAGCCGATAAATCCAAATATGTACCAGGCGTTGTGGATAAGTCTAACCTTGCTTATGAGTTGATGATCAGGCAGCCAAGCTTTGTAACACTAGATTTGGCAAATCAAATCATTCAATTAACTCAAAAGAAAAAACCACATTTTCTCTTAGATCAAGTAGAATTCAAAACAATAACTGAGGGAAGCTGTGTGCAAATGTTACATTTAGGAAGCTATGATGATGAACCGTCAAGTTTCGAATTAATGAATGAATACTGTAAGAATAATAACCTAAAAAGAGCTTCTATGAAGCATCGTGAGATATATTTATCAGATCCAAGAAAAGCTAACACTGAAAATCTGAAGACAGTTCTTAGATATAAAGTTGAATCATTTGGAGTATAA
- a CDS encoding NAD(P)/FAD-dependent oxidoreductase yields MKYDVIIVGAGPAGIFTALELVKKNSDKNILLIEKGRNIEKRSCPKEKTRSCVNCKPYCHITTGFSGAGAFSDGKLSLSHEVGGDLPKLIGIETAEELIKYTDEIYLEFGADTKVEGIENTDDIKEIRRKAIEAGLKLVDCPIRHLGTEKAQEIYTKIQNFLIDTGIEIRFNTHVNDLLIEDGSIQGVSISPSNQPSDISYVYAPEVIVATGRKGADWLKDMCVKHLIDHSAGTVDIGVRVEVRNEVMDEVNNVLYESKLIGYPAPFKNKVRTFCQNPGGFVSQENYDNDLAIVNGHSYKDKKSNNTNLAILCSHNFSVPFNQPIMYGKKVAELVNMLGDGSILVQRYGDILDGKRTWQDELDQANVRPTLPDAVAGDLTSAIPYRTMSNILSFIDSMNTVVPGFASRETLLYGPEIKFYSNKIKLDEDFKTNIQGLYCLGDSSGWTRGLMMASAMGVLMARKLMA; encoded by the coding sequence ATGAAGTATGATGTTATTATTGTTGGAGCTGGTCCAGCTGGAATTTTTACAGCTCTAGAATTAGTGAAGAAGAACTCAGATAAAAATATTCTACTAATCGAAAAAGGCCGCAACATTGAAAAACGTAGTTGCCCAAAAGAAAAAACGAGATCCTGTGTAAATTGTAAACCATATTGTCACATTACGACTGGTTTTTCTGGTGCTGGAGCATTCTCAGATGGTAAGTTATCTTTAAGTCATGAAGTAGGCGGCGATTTACCTAAACTCATTGGTATTGAGACTGCTGAAGAATTGATTAAATATACGGATGAAATTTACTTAGAGTTTGGTGCTGACACAAAAGTAGAAGGCATCGAAAATACAGATGACATCAAAGAAATTCGTAGAAAAGCCATCGAAGCTGGATTAAAACTAGTCGATTGTCCTATTCGTCATTTAGGTACAGAAAAGGCTCAAGAAATATATACGAAAATTCAAAACTTCTTAATTGATACCGGTATTGAGATTAGATTCAATACCCATGTCAATGATTTGCTAATTGAAGACGGAAGCATCCAAGGAGTTTCTATCTCTCCAAGTAACCAACCATCTGATATAAGTTATGTCTACGCTCCAGAAGTCATTGTTGCAACTGGTCGCAAAGGTGCTGATTGGCTTAAAGATATGTGTGTCAAACATCTCATCGATCATTCAGCGGGAACTGTAGACATTGGCGTACGTGTTGAAGTTCGAAATGAAGTCATGGATGAGGTTAATAACGTTCTTTATGAATCTAAGCTTATAGGTTATCCAGCTCCATTCAAAAATAAAGTTCGTACCTTCTGCCAAAATCCAGGAGGCTTTGTCAGTCAAGAAAACTACGATAATGATCTAGCTATTGTCAATGGTCATTCTTATAAAGATAAAAAATCAAATAATACTAACCTAGCTATACTCTGTTCTCATAACTTTTCTGTACCATTCAACCAACCCATTATGTACGGTAAAAAGGTTGCTGAACTTGTTAATATGCTGGGAGATGGAAGTATTTTGGTTCAACGATACGGTGATATCCTAGATGGTAAAAGAACATGGCAAGATGAATTAGATCAAGCTAATGTTAGACCAACATTACCGGATGCAGTAGCAGGAGACTTAACCTCTGCTATTCCTTATCGTACCATGAGTAATATATTGAGTTTCATCGACTCTATGAACACTGTAGTTCCAGGCTTTGCAAGTCGTGAAACACTCTTATATGGACCAGAAATAAAATTCTATAGTAATAAAATAAAACTGGATGAAGACTTTAAAACCAATATTCAAGGGTTATATTGCCTTGGAGATTCCAGTGGTTGGACTCGTGGTCTTATGATGGCTTCAGCCATGGGAGTATTGATGGCAAGAAAATTAATGGCTTAA